A window of the Hevea brasiliensis isolate MT/VB/25A 57/8 chromosome 6, ASM3005281v1, whole genome shotgun sequence genome harbors these coding sequences:
- the LOC131180655 gene encoding uncharacterized protein LOC131180655, with product MTLEMGSQKKKGPRTNIVKSSFIPLGALRRARGHGHQSRSFLPMTSTQSQTASIARCSLEPHNDNSLFQDVDHREEDGGVQEQIPEQVHEDFDTAECNTTRQYQSNNNPAQEETQEGISTIQKKRKTRGMNKGKKIWAALKDGEKLDVVFYNNRVVGEYHAEWSRHLGKIVRDPNICPIRVHSWKQIGEDAKDHMWDSVKEKFKNVDIELYREKTLEHMNHLWNNWRGDLKRHNIKPCGSFPEMLKNVPQGMHQEDWEWLVKNHFCTKKFKETSVRNSENRKNLTMLHRTGSKPYRQIIYDLGGKDGNPPDIGTIFFETHKKGANLVDSNVQEKYDQIRYVIQSNPSLSHMEVVEQCFETRHRDQVIGYGGGIKAKEVKKSHSNVGLQEENRLLKDRLSEVETRMKYLEDLLLSQYSNAPSRTSLSTDQST from the exons ATGACGCTAGAAATGGGGTCACAAAAAAAGAAAGGACCTAGGACAAATATAGTGAAGAGTTCATTTATACCACTGGGTGCATTAAGAAGGGCAAGGGGACATGGACATCAATCAAGATCATTTTTACCTATGACATCCACACAAAGTCAAACTGCATCAATTGCACGTTGTTCATTAGAGCCACATAATGACAACTCTCTTTTTCAAGATGTTGATCATAGGGAAGAAGATGGTGGAGTACAGGAACAAATACCTGAACAAGTGCATGAAG ATTTTGATACTGCAGAATGTAATACAACAAGGCAATATCAAAGTAATAATAATCCAGCTCAGGAAGAAACACAAGAAG GTATTTCCACTATacaaaagaagagaaaaacaagAGGAATGAACAAAGGTAAAAAGATTTGGGCAGCACTTAAGGATGGAGAGAAACTGGATGTGGTTTTTTATAATAATCGAGTTGTTGGAGAATATCATGCAGAATGGTCAAGACATTTGGGCAAAATAGTGCGTGACCCAAACATTTGTCCAATAAGAGTGCACTCATGGAAGCAAATTGGAGAAGATGCAAAAGATCATATGTGGGATTCAGTCAAG gagAAATTTAAAAATGTTGACATTGAGCTATATCGAGAAAAGACTTTAGAGCATATGAATCATTTGTGGAATAATTGGAGAGGGGATTTGAAACGCCACAATATAAAGCCTTGTGGTTCTTTTCCAGAGATGTTGAAAAATGTTCCTCAAGGGATGCATCAAGAAGATTGGGAGTGGTTAGTTAAGAACCATTTTTGCACCAAAAAATTTAAG GAAACAAGTGTTCGAAACTCTGAAAATAGGAAAAATTTAACTATGCTTCATCGTACTGGTAGCAAACCTTACAGACAAATTATCTATGATTTG GGAGGCAAGGATGGCAATCCACCAGACATTGGAACTATATTCTTTGAAACTCATAAGAAGGGTGCAAATTTGGTTGACTCTAATGTTCAAGAGAAATAT GATCAAATACGTTATGTCATCCAATCCAACCCTTCTTTGTCTCATATGGAGGTTGTAGAACAATGTTTTGAAACACGACATCGTGATCAAGTTATTGGTTATGGGGGTGGAATAAAGGCAAAAGAAGTTAAGAAATCTCATTCCAACGTTGGCCTTCAAGAGGAGAATCGATTGCTTAAGGATCGTTTGTCTGAAGTAGAAACTAGGATGAAATACCTGGAGGACTTATTGTTGAGCCAATACTCTAATGCTCCATCTAGAACTTCTCTATCTACAGATCAATCTACTTGA